The Platichthys flesus chromosome 10, fPlaFle2.1, whole genome shotgun sequence genome includes a window with the following:
- the LOC133962263 gene encoding glutathione-specific gamma-glutamylcyclotransferase 1-like, with amino-acid sequence MKPRDIMKEKSSLWIFGYGSLVWKPGFAYKRSSIGHIKGYKRRFWHGDDFYRGDKTKPGRVVTLVEDEEACTWGVAYEVTDSQIEESLQYLKMREVVFGGYVTQMVEFIPKDKGQAPLLALVYIATSNNPIYLGPASDKEIAAQITVCRGNTGHNIEYLVRLAEFMRLSCPEVEDEHLFSIEAAALNIFSDCGGIKPPEQKPILLGAT; translated from the exons ATGAAGCCTCGGGACAtcatgaaggagaagagcagcCTGTGGATATTTGGATACGGATCCTTAGTGTGGAAACCTGGGTTTGCTTATAAAAGGAGCAGCATTGGTCACATTAAAGGATACAAGAGACGATTCTGGCATGGAGATGATTTCTACAGAGGGGACAAGACAAAG CCAGGCAGAGTGGTCACActggtggaggatgaggag GCTTGCACATGGGGCGTGGCCTACGAAGTCACTGACTCCCAGATTGAAGAATCCCTTCAGTACCTGAAAATGAGAGAGGTGGTGTTTGGCGGCTATGTAACACAGATGGTGGAGTTCATCCCCAAGGACAAAGGCCAGGCTCCACTGCTGGCCCTCGTCTACATCGCCACCTCCAACAACCCCATCTACCTGGGGCCGGCCTCGGACAAGGAGATCGCTGCCCAGATCACCGTCTGCAGGGGCAACACGGGCCACAACATCGAGTACCTGGTCCGGCTGGCCGAGTTCATGAGGCTGTCCTGCCCCGAGGTGGAGGATGAGCACCTCTTCTCCATCGAGGCAGCGGCTCTGAACATTTTCAGTGACTGTGGGGGGATCAAGCCCCCAGAACAGAAACCAATATTGTTGGGAGCCACATAG
- the LOC133962236 gene encoding delta-like protein 4: protein MAVWFTSILTIVLSLFTQVLGSGVFELDLHHFQNTKGLLANGLSCSMSGCRTYFRVCLKNFQKPVSTGRYIFGQAATPVLGTDSFSIRPDARLRLPLNFTWPGAFSLVIEAWYSPAADQPGDPTNPDFLIGSYAIQRQLGIGHEWSQDVTTHGLQTELRYSYRFICNEHYYGDTCSKICTPRDDHFGHYTCNPDGQKACLPGWKGAYCQEPICLDGCNERSGNCTLPGECKCREGWQGLFCDVCKLHPSCKHGTCKEPWQCTCKEGWGGIFCDQDLNYCTHHKPCANGATCMNTGHGSYTCTCLPGFNGVNCDFEVRECHGQPCHNGGHCLDSEDGYRCECQPGFEGTRCENKMLTCADAPCFHSGRCKERDHGNSYICECQAGYTGLNCEMKVDKCTALQCANGGHCVTQGNLRLCSCRSGFTGPRCEININDCARNPCANGSTCIDRINDYTCNCPPGYTGRHCDKPTDRCASWPCLNGGTCTTGATGPPACICPVHYSGPQCQSSDVPLANTPSPNIGWKSNDKLSLAAISLGAGLVAVLVLVCMVVVLIRHIKKQRTNERNSETMNNLSKVDFQKDNVISSLDLKNTNKMIDQEVDCPREKSNHKHINHYHLDYKTSMGYKEEMSLLDKDENCEKTREDKKHRSRMYIERPECRVSTISSSRDSMYQSVFVIAEEKNECIIATEV from the exons ATGGCCGTTTGGTTCACCTCTATCCTCACAATagttttatcattatttactcag GTTCTGGGATCAGGTGTGTTCGAGCTGGATCTCCATCACTTTCAGAATACTAAAGGTTTGCTGGCAAACGGACTCAGCTGCAGCATGAGCGGCTGCAGGACTTATTTCAGGGTTTGCTTGAAGAACTTTCAGAAGCCGGTGTCAACCGGACGCTACATATTCGGCCAAGCTGCCACACCTGTCCTGGGCACCGACTCCTTCAGCATCCGGCCGGACGCCAGGCTGCGTCTACCGCTCAACTTCACCTGGCCG GGTGCGTTCTCCCTAGTTATTGAAGCCTGGTATTCTCCTGCAGCGGACCAACCTGGAG aCCCCACCAACCCTGATTTCTTGATTGGCTCTTATGCCATCCAAAGACAGTTGGGAATAGGGCATGAGTGGTCCCAGGATGTGACCACTCACGGGTTGCAGACGGAGCTAAGGTACTCATACCGGTTCATCTGCAATGAACATTACTACGGGGACACTTGTTCCAAAATATGCACACCGAGAGACGACCATTTTGGCCACTACACCTGCAACCCTGACGGGCAAAAAGCCTGTCTGCCGGGATGGAAGGGAGCATACTGCCAAGAAC cAATCTGTCTTGATGGCTGCAATGAGAGGAGTGGAAACTGTACATTACCCGGAGAGTGCAA GTGCAGAGAGGGCTGGCAGGGACTCTTTTGTGATGTGTGTAAACTCCATCCATCCTGTAAACATGGTACCTGTAAAGAACCGTGGCAGTGCACCTGCAAAGAAGGCTGGGGAGGCATCTTTTGTGACCAAG atCTGAACTACTGCACCCATCACAAACCCTGTGCCAACGGGGCCACGTGCATGAACACGGGCCATGGCAGCTACACCTGCACCTGCTTGCCAGGCTTCAACGGGGTCAACTGTGATTTCGAGGTCAGGGAGTGTCACGGCCAGCCCTGTCACAACGGAGGCCACTGCCTG GACTCTGAGGACGGCTATAGGTGTGAATGCCAGCCGGGATTTGAAGGGACTCGTTGTGAGAACAAGATGCTGACCTGTGCCGACGCACCCTGCTTCCATAGTGGCAGGTGCAAAGAGAGGGATCATGGGAATAGCTACATTTGTGAGTGTCAAGCAGGATACACTGGACTCAACTGTGAGATGAAGGTGGATAAATGTACCGCACTGCAATGCGCCAACG GTGGACATTGTGTGACCCAAGGTAACCTCCGACTGTGCAGCTGCCGCTCAGGCTTCACAGGACCCCGCTGTGAGATCAACATCAACGATTGCGCCCGAAACCCCTGTGCAAACGGGTCCACCTGCATCGACCGCATTAACGACTACACCTGCAACTGCCCCCCGGGGTACACGGGCCGCCACTGCGACAAGCCCACAGACCGCTGTGCCTCTTGGCCCTGCTTGAATGGAGGGACCTGCACCACGGGAGCCACAGGCCCGCCAGCCTGCATCTGCCCTGTCCATTACAGCGGACCCCAGTGCCAGTCCAGCGATGTGCCTTTAGCCAACACCCCCAGCCCAAACATAGGCTGGAAGTCCAATGACAAGCTGAGCCTGGCAGCCATCAGTTTAGGAGCAGGCCTGGTGGCTGTTCTGGTGCTCGTCTGCATGGTCGTGGTGCTCATACGTCACATCAAGAAGCAGAGAACCAACGAGCGGAACTCAGAGACTATGAACAACCTCTCCAAGGTGGACTTTCAGAAAGACAACGTCATCTCTTCTCTAGACCTCAAGAATACTAATAAAATGATAGATCAGGAGGTGGACTGTCCCAGGGAAAAGTCgaatcacaaacacatcaacCACTACCACCTGGACTATAAAACCTCTATGGGGTACAAGGAAGAAATGTCCCTTCTGGACAAagatgaaaactgtgaaaagaCGAGAGAAGACAAAAAGCATCGGAGTAGAATGTACAT TGAAAGACCAGAGTGTAGAGTATCGACAATATCTTCTTCCAGAGACTCGATGTACCAGTCCGTCTTTGTAATAGCAGAGGAGAAAAACGAATGCATCATTGCAACTGag gtATAA